In Bactrocera oleae isolate idBacOlea1 chromosome 5, idBacOlea1, whole genome shotgun sequence, a genomic segment contains:
- the LOC106614623 gene encoding uncharacterized protein isoform X3, with amino-acid sequence MRWPRNELWVLAYPLFASYCILLGCAMQIPQDVEILEGFEFDDTPEYYSTDSNYYEARSLLSGFHKSIRNKRSTLEYDNAKGLPLASVSPPNGLSEFTQNIGTQQIKVHEKEERSGDDKLESAMPRAEKQIMDPDYDYYSQRHISTWNDAYGSSALSSASRPPTDREDVTADASNSYVTRGRQARVNFITQPKKDPNDGAKELAEPLVPKLPVAKLHYDMKYPITTPTYNYEMYPSRSYAPYLRRYDRFDEQYSRYDPYNYEDHYLYRRHYDPYDSYSPRIPQYPELYYNYPDRRYDIPEPRDYVPVYNNEIYDKTPYPSSKSYASTKYPEYPRNQRRIVYYAHLPEIVRTPYDYSNRYDRYDDLMKANKAITGAYKYEKPLSGNTNTGAATSNTDSYDYMKRDKKDRPTPKPIKPNTSGRQ; translated from the exons atgCGCTGGCCTCGAAATGAGCTATGGGTGCTTGCTTACCCTTTATTTGCGAGTTACTGTATTCTTCTGGGATGTGCTATGCAAATACCTCAGGATGTTGAAATACTTGAAGGATTCGAGTTTGACGACACCCCGGAATATTACTCTACTGATTCAAACTACTATGAGGCCAGAAGTTTGTTATCTGGCTTCCACAAATCTATCCGTAATAAACGCTCAACATTAGAATATGATAATGCTAAGGGATTACCTCTGGCAAGTGTATCGCCCCCCAATGGCCTATCAGAGTTCACTCAAAATATCGGCACCCAACAAATAAAAGTGCATGAAAAGGAGGAAAGGAGTGGGGATGATAAGTTGGAGTCTGCCATGCCACGagcagaaaaacaaataatggaTCCCGACTATGACTACTACTCTCAACGTCACATATCCACCTGGAATGACGCATATGGATCGTCAGCGCTCAGTAGTGCATCTCGACCACCAACCGACAGGGAAGATGTCACGGCCGATGCCAGCAACAGTTATGTAACCCGAGGGCGTCAAGCTCGCGTAAATTTTATTACACAACCTAAAAAGGACCCCAATGATGGTGCAAAAGAGCTGGCAGAGCCACTTGTGCCCAAGCTCCCAGTTGCAAAGCTTCATTATGATATGAAATATCCAATTACTACTCCGACCTATAATTATGAAATGTATCCATCACGTTCTTATGCGCCATATTTACGTCGCTACGATCG TTTCGACGAACAATATTCTCGTTACGATCCCTACAACTATGAAGACCATTATTTATACCGTCGGCATTACGATCCCTATGATAGCTATAGCCCCCGAATACCACAATACCCTGAACTATACTATAATTATCCAGATCGTCGCTATGACATTCCTGAGCCTAGAGACTATGTTCCTGTGTACAATAATGAAATCTACGATAAGACTCCCTATCCCTCTAGTAAAAGCTACGCATCCACAAAGTATCCGGAGTACCCCCGAAACCAACGGCGCATAGTATATTACGCGCATTTGCCAGAAATTGTGCGCACACCTTATGATTATTCTAACCGATACGATCGCTACGATGATCTAATGAAGGCGAACAAAGCTATCACAGGAGCATACAAATACGAAAAACCGTTGTCCGGGAACACGAACACAGGTGCTGCTACTTCAAATACGGATTCCTACGATTACATGAAGCGCGATAAGAAGGATCGACCAACGCCAAAACCCATCAAACCGAACACCAGTGGCCGACAGTAG